A stretch of Girardinichthys multiradiatus isolate DD_20200921_A chromosome 20, DD_fGirMul_XY1, whole genome shotgun sequence DNA encodes these proteins:
- the gnat1 gene encoding guanine nucleotide-binding protein G(t) subunit alpha-1, whose amino-acid sequence MGAGASAEEKRSRELEKKLKEDADKDARTVKLLLLGAGESGKSTIVKQMKIIHKDGYSLEECLEFVTIIYSNTLQSIMAIVKAMNTLNINYGHPDQQDDARKLMHLADTIEEGTMPKELSDIILRLWKDSGIQACFDRASEYQLNDSAGYYLNDLERLVQPGYVPTEQDVLRSRVKTTGIIETQFSFKDLNFRMFDVGGQRSERKKWIHCFEGVTCIIFIAALSAYDMVLVEDDEVNRMHESLHLFNSICNHRYFAATSIVLFLNKKDVFTEKIKKAHLSMCFPDYDGPNTYEDAGNYIKMQFLDLNLRRDIKEIYSHMTCATDTENVKFVFDAVTDIIIKENLKDCGLF is encoded by the exons ATGGGGGCCGGAGCTAGCGCTGAGGAGAAACGCTCCAGAGAGCTGGAGAAGAAGCTGAAGGAGGATGCAGACAAGGATGCAAGAACCGTCAAGCTGCTGCTACTAG GGGCTGGAGAATCAGGCAAGAGCACCATTGTCAAACAGATGAA AATTATCCATAAAGATGGTTACTCGCTTGAAGAATGCTTGGAGTTCGTCACCATCATCTACAGCAACACCCTGCAGTCCATCATGGCCATTGTGAAGGCCATGAACACACTCAACATTAACTACGGCCACCCTGATCAGCAG GATGATGCCAGGAAACTGATGCATCTTGCAGACACCATTGAGGAAGGAACCATGCCCAAAGAACTGTCAGACATCATTCTGCGTCTGTGGAAGGATTCTGGCATCCAGGCGTGTTTCGACAGGGCTTCGGAGTACCAACTGAACGACTCAGCTGGATA CTACCTTAATGACCTGGAGCGACTGGTCCAACCAGGCTATGTGCCCACTGAGCAGGATGTGCTGCGATCAAGAGTGAAAACCACCGGTATCATTGAGACCCAGTTCTCCTTCAAAGATCTTAACTTCAG AATGTTTGATGTGGGCGgccagaggtcagagaggaagaagtggATTCATTGTTTCGAAGGCGTTACCTGTATCATCTTCATCGCTGCTTTGAGCGCCTATGACATGGTGTTGGTGGAGGATGACGAAGTG AATCGAATGCACGAGAGTCTGCACTTGTTCAACAGTATCTGCAACCACCGCTACTTTGCCGCCACCTCCATTGTACTCTTCCTCAACAAGAAGGACGTGTTCACTGAGAAGATCAAGAAAGCTCATCTCAGCATGTGCTTCCCTGATTATGATG GTCCCAATACTTATGAGGATGCTGGTAACTATATCAAAATGCAGTTCCTGGACCTGAACTTGCgcagagacataaaagaaaTCTACTCACACATGACCTGCGCCACAGACACAGAAAAcgtgaagtttgtgtttgacgCTGTAACCGACATCATCatcaaagaaaacctgaaagaCTGTGGTCTCTTCTAA